In Canis lupus baileyi chromosome X, mCanLup2.hap1, whole genome shotgun sequence, one DNA window encodes the following:
- the KDM5C gene encoding lysine-specific demethylase 5C isoform X8: protein MEPGSDDFLPPPECPVFEPSWAEFRDPLGYIAKIRPIAEKSGICKIRPPADWQPPFAVEVDNFRFTPRIQRLNELEAQTRVKLNYLDQIAKFWEIQGSSLKIPNVERRILDLYSLSKPEPTEEDIEKNPELKKLQIYGAGPKMMGLGLMAKDKTLRKKDKEGPECPPTVVVKEESGGDVKVESTSPKTFLESKEELSHSPEPCTKMTMRLRRNHSNAQFIESYVCRMCSRGDEDDKLLLCDGCDDNYHIFCLLPPLPEIPKGVWRCPKCVMAECKRPPEAFGFEQATREYTLQSFGEMADSFKADYFNMPVHMVPTELVEKEFWRLVNSIEEDVTVEYGADIHSKEFGSGFPVSDNKRHLTPEEEEYATSGWNLNVMPVLEQSVLCHINADISGMKVPWLYVGMVFSAFCWHIEDHWSYSINYLHWGEPKTWYGVPSLAAEHLEEVMKKLTPELFDSQPDLLHQLVTLMNPNTLMSHGVPVVRTNQCAGEFVITFPRAYHSGFNQGYNFAEAVNFCTADWLPAGRQCIEHYRRLRRYCVFSHEELICKMAACPEKLDLNLAAAVHKEMFIMVQEERRLRKALLEKGITEAEREAFELLPDDERQCIKCKTTCFLSALACYDCPDGLVCLSHINDLCKCSSSRQYLRYRYTLDELPAMLHKLKVRAESFDTWANKVRVALEVEDGRKRSLEELRALESEARERRFPNSELLQRLKNCLSEAEACVSRALGLVSGQEAGPHRVAGLQMTLAELRAFLDQMNNLPCAMHQIGDVKGILEQVEGYQAEAREALASLPSSPGLLQSLLERGQQLGVEVPEAQQLQRQVEQARWLDEVKRTLAPAARRGTLAVMRGLLVAGASVAPSPAVDKARAELQELLTIAERWEEKAHLCLEARQKHPPATLEAIIHEAENIPVHLPNIQALKEALAKARAWIADVDEIQNGDHYPCLDDLEGLVAVGRDLPVGLEELRQLELQVLTAHSWREKASKTFLKKNSCYTLLEVLCPCADAGSDSIKRSRWMEKELGLYKSDTELLGLSAQDLRDPGSVIVAFKEGEQKEKEGILQLRRTNSAKPSPLASSATASSATSVCVCGQVPAGVGALQCDLCQDWFHGRCVSVPRLLSSPRPSPTSSPLLAWWEWDTKFLCPLCMRSRRPRLETILALLVALQRLPVRLPEGEALQCLTERAISWQGRARQALASEDVTALLGRLAELRQRLQAEPRPEEPPTYPPAPASDPLREGSGKDMPKVQGLLENGDSVTSPEKVALGEGSDLELLSSLLPQLTGPALELPEATRAPLEELMLEGDLLEVTLDENHSIWQLLQAGQPPDMERIRTLLELEKAERHGSRARGRALERRRRRKVDRGGEGDDPAREELEPKRVRSSGPEAEEAQEEEELEEETGGEGPPQTLPTTGSPSTQENQNGLEPALATSGPSAPFSTLSPQLHVPCPQQPPQQQL, encoded by the exons cCGGAACCCACGGAGGAAGACATTGAAAAGAATCCGGAGCTGAAGAAGCTGCAGATCTATGGGGCAGGCCCCAAGATGATGGGCCTGGGCCTCATGGCCAAGGATAAGACATTGCGGAAGAAAG ATAAGGAAGGGCCTGAGTGTCCCCCCACCGTAGTGGTGAAGGAGGAGTCAGGCGGGGATGTGAAGGTGGAGTCAACCTCACCTAAGACCTTCCTGGAGAGCAAGGAGGAGCTGAGTCACAGCCCAGAGCCGTGCACCAAGATGACCATGAGACTGCGGAGGAACCACAGCAATGCCCAGTTT ATTGAGTCATATGTGTGCCGGATGTGTTCCCGAGGAGATGAGGATGACAAGCTTCTGCTGTGTGATGGCTGTGATGACAACTACCACATCTTCTGCCTGCTGCCTCCTCTGCCTGAGATTCCCAAGGGTGTCTGGCGGTGCCCAAAGTGTGTCATGGCG GAGTGTAAGCGCCCCCCTGAAGCCTTTGGCTTTGAGCAGGCTACCCGGGAATACACTCTGCAGAGCTTTGGCGAGATGGCTGACTCCTTTAAAGCCGATTACTTCAACATGCCTGTGCAC ATGGTGCCTACAGAACTCGTGGAGAAGGAGTTCTGGCGGCTGGTGAACAGCATTGAAGAGGATGTGACCGTCGAGTATGGGGCTGACATCCATTCCAAAGAATTTGGTAGCGGTTTCCCTGTCAGTGATAATAAGCGGCACCTAACTCCAGAGGAGGAG GAGTATGCTACCAGTGGTTGGAACCTGAATGTGATGCCAGTGTTGGAGCAGTCTGTACTGTGCCACATCAATGCGGATATTTCTGGCATGAAGGTGCCCTGGCTGTATGTGGGCATGGTCTTTTCAGCCTTTTGCTGGCATATTGAGGATCACTGGAGTTACTCCATTAACTACCTCCATTG GGGTGAGCCGAAGACCTGGTATGGGGTACCCTCACTTGCAGCAGAACATTTGGAAGAGGTGATGAAGAAGCTGACACCTGAGCTCTTTGATAGCCAGCCTGACCTCCTGCACCAACTTGTCACCCTCATGAATCCCAACACCCTCATGTCCCATGGTGTGCCG GTTGTCCGCACAAACCAGTGTGCAGGAGAATTCGTCATTACCTTCCCTCGTGCTTACCACAGTGGCTTCAACCAAGGTTACAACTTTGCAGAGGCTGTCAACTTTTGCACTGCTGACTGG TTGCCGGCTGGTCGCCAGTGCATTGAGCACTACCGCCGACTCCGAAGATACTGTGTCTTCTCCCACGAGGAGCTCATCTGTAAGATGGCCGCCTGCCCAGAGAAGCTGGACCTGAACCTGGCAGCAGCTGTGCATAAGGAGATGTTCATCATGGTGCAAGAGGAGCGGCGCCTACGAAAGGCTCTGCTTGAGAAG GGCATCACAGAAGCTGAGCGAGAGGCTTTCGAGCTGCTCCCAGATGATGAGCGCCAGTGCATCAAGTGCAAGACCACGTGCTTCCTGTCAGCCCTGGCCTGCTATGACTGCCCAGACGGCCTTGTCTGCCTTTCCCACATCAATGACCTCTGCAAGTGCTCCAGTAGCCGGCAGTACCTGcg GTATCGATACACCTTGGATGAGCTCCCTGCCATGCTGCATAAGCTGAAGGTTCGAGCCGAGTCCTTTGACACCTGGGCCAATAAAGTTCGAGTGGCCCTGGAGGTGGAGGATGGGCGGAAGCGCA GCCTTGAAGAGCTGAGGGCACTAGAGTCTGAGGCCCGTGAGCGGCGGTTTCCTAACAGCGAGCTGCTGCAGCGACTAAAGAACTGCCTGAGCGAGGCGGAGGCTTGTGTGTCCCGGGCTCTGGGACTAGTCAGCGGCCAGGAGGCTGG CCCCCATAGGGTGGCTGGTCTACAGATGACCCTGGCTGAGCTCCGGGCCTTTCTGGACCAGATGAACAACCTGCCTTGTGCCATGCACCAGATTGGGGATGTCAAG GGTATTCTGGAACAGGTGGAGGGCTACCAGGCTGAGGCCCGTGAAGCCTTGGCCTCACTGCCTTCCAGTCCAGGGCTACTGCAGTCCCTTTTGGAGAGGGGGCAGCAGCTTGGGGTGGAGGTGCCTGAGGCCCAGCAGCTCCAGCGGCAGGTGGAACAGGCACGATGGCTGGATGAAGTGAAGCGGACGCTGGCCCCTGCGGCCCGAAGGGGCACCCTGGCTGTTATGCGGGGACTGTTGGTTGCGGGTGCTAGCGTAGCCCCTAGCCCTGCTGTCGATAAGGCCCGGGCTGAGCTGCAGGAGCTGCTGACCATTGCTGAGCGCTGGGAGGAGAAAGCCCACCTCTGCCTGGAGGCCAG GCAGAAGCATCCACCAGCCACGCTTGAGGCCATAATCCATGAGGCAGAAAACATCCCAGTTCACCTGCCTAACATCCAGGCTCTTAAGGAGGCTCTTGCTAAGGCCCGAGCCTGGATTGCTGATGTGGACGAGATCCAA AATGGTGACCACTACCCCTGCTTGGATGACTTAGAGGGCCTGGTGGCTGTGGGCCGGGACCTCCCTGTGGGATTGGAGGAGCTAAGACAGCTAGAGCTGCAGGTACTGACAGCGCACTCCTGGAGGGAGAAGGCCTCCAAGACCTTCCTCAAGAAGAATTCTTGCTACACTCTGCTAGAG GTGCTCTGCCCATGTGCAGATGCTGGCTCAGATAGCATCAAGCGCAGCCGGTGGATGGAGAAGGAGCTGGGGTTGTACAAATCTGACACAGAGCTTCTGGGACTGTCTGCGCAGGacctcagggacccaggctctgTG ATCGTGGCCTTCAAGGAGGgggaacagaaggagaaggagggcatCTTGCAGCTACGTCGCACCAACTCCGCCAAGCCCAGTCCTCTGGCATCATCAGCCACGGCTTCTTCTGCaacctctgtctgtgtgtgtgggcAGGTGCCAGCTGGGGTGGGAGCTCTGCAGTGTGACCTGTGTCAGGACTGGTTCCATGGGCGATGTGTGTCGGTACCCCGCCTCCTCAGCTCCCCGAGGCCCAGTCCCACCTCATCCCCACTGCTGGCCTGGTGGGAGTGGGACACCAAATTCTTGTGTCCACTGTGCATGCGCTCACGGCGCCCACGCCTGGAGACCATCCTGGCACTGCTGGTAGCCCTGCAGAGACTGCCTGTGCGGCTGCCTGAGGGTGAAGCCCTGCAGTGTCTCACAGAGAGGGCCATCAGTTGGCAAGGCCGTGCCAGGCAGGCTTTGGCCTCTGAGGATGTGACTGCTCTGTTGGGACGGCTGGCTGAGCTTCGCCAGCGGCTGCAGGCTGAACCCAGACCTGAGGAACCCCCTACCTaccctccagcccctgcctctgACCCTCTCAGAGAAGGTAGTGGCAAGGATATGCCCAAG GTCCAGGGGTTGCTAGAGAACGGAGATAGTGTGACCAGTCCTGAGAAGGTAGCCCTGGGGGAAGGCTCAG ACCTGGAGCTGCTGTCCTCGCTGTTGCCACAGTTGACTGGCCCCGCATTGGAGCTGCCTGAGGCCACCCGGGCCCCTCTGGAGGAGCTTATGTTAGAAGGGGACCTGCTTGAGGTAACCCTGGATGAGAACCACAGCATCTGGCAGTTACTGCAGGCCGGGCAGCCTCCAGACATGGAGCGGATCCGCACACTTCTGGAG CTGGAGAAGGCAGAGCGCCATGGGAGCCGGGCACGGGGCCGGGCATTGGAGAGGCGGCGACGGCGGAAGGTGGATCGGGGTGGGGAGGGCGATGACCCAGCCCGAGAGGAGCTAGAGCCAAAGAGGGTACGGAGCTCAGGGCCAGAGGCcgaggaggcccaggaggaggaggagctggaggaggagacTGGGGGTGAGGGCCCCCCCCAAACCCTGCCCACTACTGGCAGCCCCAGCACCCAGGAGAACCAGAATGGCTTGGAGCCTGCGCTGGCCACTTCAGGCCCCTCAGCCCCTTTCTCTACTCTGTCTCCTCAGCTGCATGTGCCCTGCCCACAGCAGCCACCTCAGCAACAGTTGTGA
- the KDM5C gene encoding lysine-specific demethylase 5C isoform X7 encodes MEPGSDDFLPPPECPVFEPSWAEFRDPLGYIAKIRPIAEKSGICKIRPPADWQPPFAVEVDNFRFTPRIQRLNELEAQTRVKLNYLDQIAKFWEIQGSSLKIPNVERRILDLYSLSKPEPTEEDIEKNPELKKLQIYGAGPKMMGLGLMAKDKTLRKKDKEGPECPPTVVVKEESGGDVKVESTSPKTFLESKEELSHSPEPCTKMTMRLRRNHSNAQFIESYVCRMCSRGDEDDKLLLCDGCDDNYHIFCLLPPLPEIPKGVWRCPKCVMAECKRPPEAFGFEQATREYTLQSFGEMADSFKADYFNMPVHMVPTELVEKEFWRLVNSIEEDVTVEYGADIHSKEFGSGFPVSDNKRHLTPEEEEYATSGWNLNVMPVLEQSVLCHINADISGMKVPWLYVGMVFSAFCWHIEDHWSYSINYLHWGEPKTWYGVPSLAAEHLEEVMKKLTPELFDSQPDLLHQLVTLMNPNTLMSHGVPVVRTNQCAGEFVITFPRAYHSGFNQGYNFAEAVNFCTADWLPAGRQCIEHYRRLRRYCVFSHEELICKMAACPEKLDLNLAAAVHKEMFIMVQEERRLRKALLEKGITEAEREAFELLPDDERQCIKCKTTCFLSALACYDCPDGLVCLSHINDLCKCSSSRQYLRYRYTLDELPAMLHKLKVRAESFDTWANKVRVALEVEDGRKRSLEELRALESEARERRFPNSELLQRLKNCLSEAEACVSRALGLVSGQEAGPHRVAGLQMTLAELRAFLDQMNNLPCAMHQIGDVKGILEQVEGYQAEAREALASLPSSPGLLQSLLERGQQLGVEVPEAQQLQRQVEQARWLDEVKRTLAPAARRGTLAVMRGLLVAGASVAPSPAVDKARAELQELLTIAERWEEKAHLCLEARQKHPPATLEAIIHEAENIPVHLPNIQALKEALAKARAWIADVDEIQNGDHYPCLDDLEGLVAVGRDLPVGLEELRQLELQVLTAHSWREKASKTFLKKNSCYTLLEVLCPCADAGSDSIKRSRWMEKELGLYKSDTELLGLSAQDLRDPGSVIVAFKEGEQKEKEGILQLRRTNSAKPSPLASSATASSATSVCVCGQVPAGVGALQCDLCQDWFHGRCVSVPRLLSSPRPSPTSSPLLAWWEWDTKFLCPLCMRSRRPRLETILALLVALQRLPVRLPEGEALQCLTERAISWQGRARQALASEDVTALLGRLAELRQRLQAEPRPEEPPTYPPAPASDPLREGSGKDMPKVQGLLENGDSVTSPEKVALGEGSGKRDLELLSSLLPQLTGPALELPEATRAPLEELMLEGDLLEVTLDENHSIWQLLQAGQPPDMERIRTLLELEKAERHGSRARGRALERRRRRKVDRGGEGDDPAREELEPKRVRSSGPEAEEAQEEEELEEETGGEGPPQTLPTTGSPSTQENQNGLEPALATSGPSAPFSTLSPQLHVPCPQQPPQQQL; translated from the exons cCGGAACCCACGGAGGAAGACATTGAAAAGAATCCGGAGCTGAAGAAGCTGCAGATCTATGGGGCAGGCCCCAAGATGATGGGCCTGGGCCTCATGGCCAAGGATAAGACATTGCGGAAGAAAG ATAAGGAAGGGCCTGAGTGTCCCCCCACCGTAGTGGTGAAGGAGGAGTCAGGCGGGGATGTGAAGGTGGAGTCAACCTCACCTAAGACCTTCCTGGAGAGCAAGGAGGAGCTGAGTCACAGCCCAGAGCCGTGCACCAAGATGACCATGAGACTGCGGAGGAACCACAGCAATGCCCAGTTT ATTGAGTCATATGTGTGCCGGATGTGTTCCCGAGGAGATGAGGATGACAAGCTTCTGCTGTGTGATGGCTGTGATGACAACTACCACATCTTCTGCCTGCTGCCTCCTCTGCCTGAGATTCCCAAGGGTGTCTGGCGGTGCCCAAAGTGTGTCATGGCG GAGTGTAAGCGCCCCCCTGAAGCCTTTGGCTTTGAGCAGGCTACCCGGGAATACACTCTGCAGAGCTTTGGCGAGATGGCTGACTCCTTTAAAGCCGATTACTTCAACATGCCTGTGCAC ATGGTGCCTACAGAACTCGTGGAGAAGGAGTTCTGGCGGCTGGTGAACAGCATTGAAGAGGATGTGACCGTCGAGTATGGGGCTGACATCCATTCCAAAGAATTTGGTAGCGGTTTCCCTGTCAGTGATAATAAGCGGCACCTAACTCCAGAGGAGGAG GAGTATGCTACCAGTGGTTGGAACCTGAATGTGATGCCAGTGTTGGAGCAGTCTGTACTGTGCCACATCAATGCGGATATTTCTGGCATGAAGGTGCCCTGGCTGTATGTGGGCATGGTCTTTTCAGCCTTTTGCTGGCATATTGAGGATCACTGGAGTTACTCCATTAACTACCTCCATTG GGGTGAGCCGAAGACCTGGTATGGGGTACCCTCACTTGCAGCAGAACATTTGGAAGAGGTGATGAAGAAGCTGACACCTGAGCTCTTTGATAGCCAGCCTGACCTCCTGCACCAACTTGTCACCCTCATGAATCCCAACACCCTCATGTCCCATGGTGTGCCG GTTGTCCGCACAAACCAGTGTGCAGGAGAATTCGTCATTACCTTCCCTCGTGCTTACCACAGTGGCTTCAACCAAGGTTACAACTTTGCAGAGGCTGTCAACTTTTGCACTGCTGACTGG TTGCCGGCTGGTCGCCAGTGCATTGAGCACTACCGCCGACTCCGAAGATACTGTGTCTTCTCCCACGAGGAGCTCATCTGTAAGATGGCCGCCTGCCCAGAGAAGCTGGACCTGAACCTGGCAGCAGCTGTGCATAAGGAGATGTTCATCATGGTGCAAGAGGAGCGGCGCCTACGAAAGGCTCTGCTTGAGAAG GGCATCACAGAAGCTGAGCGAGAGGCTTTCGAGCTGCTCCCAGATGATGAGCGCCAGTGCATCAAGTGCAAGACCACGTGCTTCCTGTCAGCCCTGGCCTGCTATGACTGCCCAGACGGCCTTGTCTGCCTTTCCCACATCAATGACCTCTGCAAGTGCTCCAGTAGCCGGCAGTACCTGcg GTATCGATACACCTTGGATGAGCTCCCTGCCATGCTGCATAAGCTGAAGGTTCGAGCCGAGTCCTTTGACACCTGGGCCAATAAAGTTCGAGTGGCCCTGGAGGTGGAGGATGGGCGGAAGCGCA GCCTTGAAGAGCTGAGGGCACTAGAGTCTGAGGCCCGTGAGCGGCGGTTTCCTAACAGCGAGCTGCTGCAGCGACTAAAGAACTGCCTGAGCGAGGCGGAGGCTTGTGTGTCCCGGGCTCTGGGACTAGTCAGCGGCCAGGAGGCTGG CCCCCATAGGGTGGCTGGTCTACAGATGACCCTGGCTGAGCTCCGGGCCTTTCTGGACCAGATGAACAACCTGCCTTGTGCCATGCACCAGATTGGGGATGTCAAG GGTATTCTGGAACAGGTGGAGGGCTACCAGGCTGAGGCCCGTGAAGCCTTGGCCTCACTGCCTTCCAGTCCAGGGCTACTGCAGTCCCTTTTGGAGAGGGGGCAGCAGCTTGGGGTGGAGGTGCCTGAGGCCCAGCAGCTCCAGCGGCAGGTGGAACAGGCACGATGGCTGGATGAAGTGAAGCGGACGCTGGCCCCTGCGGCCCGAAGGGGCACCCTGGCTGTTATGCGGGGACTGTTGGTTGCGGGTGCTAGCGTAGCCCCTAGCCCTGCTGTCGATAAGGCCCGGGCTGAGCTGCAGGAGCTGCTGACCATTGCTGAGCGCTGGGAGGAGAAAGCCCACCTCTGCCTGGAGGCCAG GCAGAAGCATCCACCAGCCACGCTTGAGGCCATAATCCATGAGGCAGAAAACATCCCAGTTCACCTGCCTAACATCCAGGCTCTTAAGGAGGCTCTTGCTAAGGCCCGAGCCTGGATTGCTGATGTGGACGAGATCCAA AATGGTGACCACTACCCCTGCTTGGATGACTTAGAGGGCCTGGTGGCTGTGGGCCGGGACCTCCCTGTGGGATTGGAGGAGCTAAGACAGCTAGAGCTGCAGGTACTGACAGCGCACTCCTGGAGGGAGAAGGCCTCCAAGACCTTCCTCAAGAAGAATTCTTGCTACACTCTGCTAGAG GTGCTCTGCCCATGTGCAGATGCTGGCTCAGATAGCATCAAGCGCAGCCGGTGGATGGAGAAGGAGCTGGGGTTGTACAAATCTGACACAGAGCTTCTGGGACTGTCTGCGCAGGacctcagggacccaggctctgTG ATCGTGGCCTTCAAGGAGGgggaacagaaggagaaggagggcatCTTGCAGCTACGTCGCACCAACTCCGCCAAGCCCAGTCCTCTGGCATCATCAGCCACGGCTTCTTCTGCaacctctgtctgtgtgtgtgggcAGGTGCCAGCTGGGGTGGGAGCTCTGCAGTGTGACCTGTGTCAGGACTGGTTCCATGGGCGATGTGTGTCGGTACCCCGCCTCCTCAGCTCCCCGAGGCCCAGTCCCACCTCATCCCCACTGCTGGCCTGGTGGGAGTGGGACACCAAATTCTTGTGTCCACTGTGCATGCGCTCACGGCGCCCACGCCTGGAGACCATCCTGGCACTGCTGGTAGCCCTGCAGAGACTGCCTGTGCGGCTGCCTGAGGGTGAAGCCCTGCAGTGTCTCACAGAGAGGGCCATCAGTTGGCAAGGCCGTGCCAGGCAGGCTTTGGCCTCTGAGGATGTGACTGCTCTGTTGGGACGGCTGGCTGAGCTTCGCCAGCGGCTGCAGGCTGAACCCAGACCTGAGGAACCCCCTACCTaccctccagcccctgcctctgACCCTCTCAGAGAAGGTAGTGGCAAGGATATGCCCAAG GTCCAGGGGTTGCTAGAGAACGGAGATAGTGTGACCAGTCCTGAGAAGGTAGCCCTGGGGGAAGGCTCAGGTAAGAGAG ACCTGGAGCTGCTGTCCTCGCTGTTGCCACAGTTGACTGGCCCCGCATTGGAGCTGCCTGAGGCCACCCGGGCCCCTCTGGAGGAGCTTATGTTAGAAGGGGACCTGCTTGAGGTAACCCTGGATGAGAACCACAGCATCTGGCAGTTACTGCAGGCCGGGCAGCCTCCAGACATGGAGCGGATCCGCACACTTCTGGAG CTGGAGAAGGCAGAGCGCCATGGGAGCCGGGCACGGGGCCGGGCATTGGAGAGGCGGCGACGGCGGAAGGTGGATCGGGGTGGGGAGGGCGATGACCCAGCCCGAGAGGAGCTAGAGCCAAAGAGGGTACGGAGCTCAGGGCCAGAGGCcgaggaggcccaggaggaggaggagctggaggaggagacTGGGGGTGAGGGCCCCCCCCAAACCCTGCCCACTACTGGCAGCCCCAGCACCCAGGAGAACCAGAATGGCTTGGAGCCTGCGCTGGCCACTTCAGGCCCCTCAGCCCCTTTCTCTACTCTGTCTCCTCAGCTGCATGTGCCCTGCCCACAGCAGCCACCTCAGCAACAGTTGTGA